One Ranitomeya variabilis isolate aRanVar5 chromosome 5, aRanVar5.hap1, whole genome shotgun sequence DNA window includes the following coding sequences:
- the PSMC2 gene encoding 26S proteasome regulatory subunit 7, with protein MPDYLGADQRKTKEEEKEDKPIRALDEGDIALLKTYGQSTYSRQIKQVEDDIQQLLKKINELTGIKESDTGLAPPALWDLAADKQTLQSEQPLQVARCTKIINADSEDPKYIINVKQFAKFVVDLSDQVAPTDIEEGMRVGVDRNKYQIHIPLPPKIDPTVTMMQVEEKPDVTYSDVGGCKEQIEKLREVVETPLLHPERFVNLGIEPPKGVLLFGPPGTGKTLCARAVANRTDACFIRVIGSELVQKYVGEGARMVRELFEMARTKKACLIFFDEIDAIGGARFDDGAGGDNEVQRTMLELINQLDGFDPRGNIKVLMATNRPDTLDPALMRPGRLDRKIEFSLPDLEGRTHIFKIHARSMSVERDIRFELLARLCPNSTGAEIRSVCTEAGMFAIRARRKVATEKDFLEAVNKVIKSYAKFSATPRYMTYN; from the exons ATGCCGGACTACCTGGGGGCCGACCAACGCAAGAcaaaggaggaagagaaggaagataAGCCTATACGCG CTCTGGATGAAGGGGACATTGCCCTGTTGAAAACCTAT GGACAAAGCACATACTCTCGGCAAATTAAACAAGTGGAAGATGACATACAGCAACTACTTAAGAAAATCAATGAGCTCACAG GTATTAAGGAGTCTGATACAGGACTTGCCCCTCCAGCCTTGTGGGATTTGGCTGCTGATAAACAGACCCTCCAAAGTGAGCAGCCGCTCCAGGTGGCCAG ATGCACAAAAATAATAAATGCGGACTCTGAGGACCCTAAATATATAATTAATGTGAAGCAGTTTGCAAAGTTTGTGGTAGACTTGAGTGACCAAGTTGCTCCTACAGACATAGAAGAAGGAATGAGAGttgg TGTGGACAGAAACAAGTACCAGATCCATATCCCACTACCTCCAAAGATTGATCCCACAGTGACTATGATGCAG GTTGAAGAGAAACCTGATGTTACATATAGTGATGTTGGGGGTTGCAAAGAACAGATTGAAAAATTAAGGGAAGTTGTTGAAACTCCTTTGCTTCAT CCAGAGCGATTTGTTAATCTGGGTATTGAGCCCCCAAAAGGAGTGCTTCTGTTTggacctccaggaacaggaaaaacTCTCTGTGCACGTGCAGTTGCTAACAGAACAGACGCCTGCTTCATCAGAGTTATTGGCTCAGAACTGGTCCAGAAATACGTTGGAGAA GGTGCACGAATGGTTCGTGAATTGTTTGAGATGGCCCGGACAAAGAAAGCCTGTCTTATTTTCTttgatgaaattgatgccattggTG GTGCTCGCTTTGACGATGGAGCAGGGGGTGATAATGAAGTCCAGAGAACTATGCTGGAACTCATCAATCAATTGGATGGGTTTGATCCAAGAGGAAATATTAAAGTATTAATGGCCACAAACAGACCAGATACATTGGACCCTGCCCTCATGCGGCCTGGTAGGCTGGACAGAAAAATTGAATTCAGTCTACCTGATCTTGAG GGACGAACACATATATTTAAAATTCATGCCCGGTCTATGAGCGTAGAAAGAGATATCCGCTTTGAGCTGCTGGCACGTCTATGTCCAAACAGCACAG GTGCCGAAATCCGCAGTGTGTGTACTGAAGCGGGAATGTTTGCAATTAGAGCACGCCGAAAAGTGGCAACAGAGAAAGATTTCTTGGAGGCTGTAAACAAGGTTATCAAATCCTATGCAAAATTCAGTGCTACACCTAGATATATGACCTACAATTAA